One genomic segment of Gadus chalcogrammus isolate NIFS_2021 chromosome 3, NIFS_Gcha_1.0, whole genome shotgun sequence includes these proteins:
- the mycbpap gene encoding MYCBP-associated protein, with product MAHVVATESGEITHQRDFRTRTAPGCVNRSKLMQVKSIQPNLHSPKPPTDSRKQEEMTGALTRRIRTGQQGCKTVEEAEGQLCQAEGTMLLRHTGHRGPRYDHQGVVLPHSILGNLQDFKSYLETRGETESVRRLRETTTEALSGPSSSAPGGGHAYRGAEDRGGGLSAGQAHTQSHALQHWSTHMRQRRRQQESLAKSLHRPKDWLLMNRANSFRRVQEQRELLSLVLPAIQPGHGYRVGSEFWSQPECLGDEVGGIVATLTRSQRGQRESLVRVGQPRSVQHESGNVVSEKYGPAPKGWNQSEYLQRQQQQIQPLLKERDLEAPDMEHLEVLGSGRPVTRVSVPPKPLHREEEAREKATTEKRDPGVQDDGDDGDDGDGDDDDTAVMPVPALMFCGQRAHWTGSSSSHQGQRGISSRMGFEVVIGATARSHLLLRNQGNSALCYTWQRLELPRCFTGTPRTARQTASPHFYFNSSMGVILPCETQQVDFIFKSDTPGIKCELWQVNTHPVLLGGAAMQLTLRGVALDRDTNADHRLGLERELERKAMVKVCQSLVSEVLRGVTTPERASSPAELYITEDQEFLWKNPKFHYAPGPVEALRGLWQSAAPGRDWDLSVGTLRQAVLSLPEDDPGPGDTAHTLTRDQGLARLNATLLELPPHPLTSAPVTPAAVGRQLWRELLDGLAGEAATLQHMLGLPETDTWSQPDLDPDLGLEEEVKTVGKGERKGGTKEVNRAGGAKEKEDGRGASKAPAKERATLKERGGEEVTKAPGGRRATESSLAVVGQEATSPTLCDDTQHNVQPEDVLKYRTHLNQKVYVLMDHLVDSLASLLDALGDEER from the exons ATGGCTCATGTTGTTGCTACCGAGTCTGGTGAAATAACTCACCAAAGGGACTTCAGAACCCGAACTGCACCAG GGTGTGTTAATCGTTCCAAATTAATGCAAGTCAAAAGCATACAACCTAAT CTTCATTCACCAAAGCCTCCCACTGACTCCCGGAAGCAAGAAGAAATGACTGGAGCCCTGACGCGGAGGATACGAACAGGCCAGCAAGGCTGTAAAACAGTTGAAGAGGCTGAGGGCCAGCTCTGCCAAGCGGAGGGCACAATGTTGCTGCGCCACACAG GGCACAGAGGGCCCCGCTACGACCATCAAGGCGTGGTTCTGCCCCACAGCATTCTGGGTAACCTGCAGGACTTCAAGAGTTATTtggagaccaggggagagactGAG TCAGTCCGGAGGCTGCGagagaccaccacagaggctCTGAGTggaccctcctcctctgccccggggggggggcacgcatACAGAGGGGCTGAGGACAGAGGCGGCGGGCTCTCTGCCGGCCAGGCACACACCCAGAGCCACGCCCTGCAGCACTGGAGCACACACATgaggcagcggcggcggcagcaggagTCTCTAGCCA AGTCGCTCCACAGGCCGAAGGACTGGTTGCTGATGAACCGAGCCAACAGCTTCCGGAGGGTTCAGGAGCAGAGAGAGCTTCTGAGCCTCGTCCTGCCAGCCATACAGCCAGGACAT GGCTACCGTGTGGGCAGTGAGTTCTGGTCCCAGCCCGAGTGCTTGGGGGACGAGGTGGGCGGGATCGTGGCCACCCTGACTCGTAGCCAGCGGGGCCAGCGGGAGTCCTTGGTCCGCGTAGGACAACCACGCAGCGTCCAGCATGAGTCAG GGAATGTCGTGTCAGAGAAGTATGGTCCCGCCCCTAAAGGGTGGAACCAGAGTGAATACCTCCAGCGACAACAGCAGCAGATCCAGCCGCTTCTCAAGGAGCGGGACCTTGAAGCGCCC GACATGGAGCACTTGGAGGTGCTAGGCTCCGGCAGGCCCGTCACACGTGTTTCAGTGCCTCCCAAGCCCTTGCACCGCGAAGAGGAAGCGCGGGAGAAAGCGACGACAGAGAAGCG AGATCCAGGGGTGcaggatgatggtgatgatggtgatgatggtgatggtgatgacgaTGACACCGCCGTGATGCCGGTCCCTGCCTTGATGTTCTGCGGCCAGAGAGCCCACTGGaccggcagctcctcctcccatcaG GGCCAGCGGGGGATCAGCTCCAGGATGGGCTTTGAGGTTGTGATCGGGGCGACGGCCCGCTCGCACCTGCTGCTGCGTAACCAGGgcaacagcgccctctgctACACCTGGCAGCGGCTGGAGCTGCCTCGCTGCTTCACCGGCACGCCCCGCACAGCGCGGCAGACCGCCAGCCCGCACTTCTACTTCAACTCCTCCATgg gtgtgaTTCTCCCGTGCGAGACGCAGCAGGTGGACTTTATATTTAAATCGGACACGCCTGGAATCAAGTGTGAGCTTTGGCAGGTCAACACCCACCCCGTGCTGCTGGGAGGAGCCGCCATGCAGCTCACACTGAGGGGAGTGGCCCTGGACCGGGACACCAACGCAGACCACAGGCTGGGCCTAGAG AGGGAGTTGGAGAGGAAAGCGATGGTTAAAGTGTGCCAGTCGTTGGTCTCCGAGGTGCTGCGGGGGGTCACGACCCCTGAGAGAGCCAGCTCACCTGCAGAGCTCTACATCACCGAAGACCAGGAGTTCCTCTGGAAGAATCCCAAG TTTCACTACGCTCCGGGGCCAGTCGAGGCCTTGCGGGGCCTTTGGCAGAGTGCAGCCCCAGGAAGAGACTGGGACCTCTCTGTGGGAACACTCAGACAG GCGGTGCTGTCGCTGCCCGAGGATGACCCGGGCCCAGGGGACACTGCCCACACTCTGACCCGAGACCAGGGCCTGGCCCGGCTCAACGCCACGCTTCTGGAGCTTCCACCGCACCCCCTTACCTCAGCCCCCGTCACACCTGCGGCTGTAGG gcggcAGCTGTGGCGGGAGCTTCTGGACGGCCTGGCCGGCGAGGCCGCCACGCTCCAACACATGCTGGGGCTCCCTGAGACAGACACGTGGTCCCAGCCCGACCTAGACCCTGACCTTG ggttggaggaggaggtgaagacggttggaaagggggagaggaagggaggtacCAAGGAGGTGAACAGAGCAGGAGGTGCAAAGGAGAAGGAAGATGGAAGAGGAGCCTCTAAGGCACCAGCCAAG GAGCGTGCGACATTgaaggagcgaggaggagaagaagtgaCCAAGGCTCCTGGAGGAAGGCGTGCTACGGAGTCCTCATTGGCTGTTGTTGGTCAAGAAGCAACAAGCCCCACCCTCTGTgatgacacacaacacaatgtcCAACCAGAGGATGTGCTCAAATACAGGACACATCTAAACCAAAAG GTGTACGTTCTGATGGACCACCTCGTGGACTCCCTGGCCAGTCTCCTAGATGCTCTCGGAGATGAAGAGCGATAA
- the rasd2b gene encoding GTP-binding protein Rhes, with protein sequence MELNSMSPVLQSKMAISPQSSRSTVDRAGSSKVVLAYRNASQHLCSSGIKAGMGMLKLATLQWKQCKTRSEAIVKQGGSSPSSRNSCKNSPLDQLAALVVNGPTRLSPLGQEPCKDKSRKHQNCKRIVVLGAPRVGKTSILRRYLRDGFVEEYKPTSEDFHRKLFRIRGETYQIDILDASGERSFPAKRRLSILTGDVFLLVFSLDDRSSFEEVCALRTEILEAKAKLNQICVPGQCATVPFVVCANKMDLPLSERAIPQTDLMQTLGEDCAYFETSAKESTNLDKVFEALAKQGGLPAETGPSQHRKVSLRSYQAMCTDHVHGRMSQAPRSDDACGALHPLARRPSFSTDLRQIMGPHQPQKPCKNFEKCKIQ encoded by the exons ATGGAGCTAAACAGCATGTCCCCTGTTTTACAGTCCAAAATGGCAATCTCGCCCCAATCCAGCCGCTCGACCGTCGATCGAGCAGGCTCTTCAAAAGTTGTTCTTGCGTACAGGAACGCGTCGCAGCATTTGTGCTCGAGTGGAATAAAAGCAGGGATGGGTATGCTGAAACTGGCGACGTTGCAATGGAAACAATGTAAGACGCGATCTGAGGCAATCGTGAAGCAGGGCGGGTCCTCGCCATCCAGCAGGAATTCCTGCAAGAATTCCCCGCTCGATCAATTGGCAGCTTTAGTGGTTAATGGTCCTACCCGCCTGAGTCCGCTTGGACAGGAGCCCTGCAAAGATAAGTCCAGGAAACACCAGAACTGTAAGCGCATCGTGGTGCTCGGCGCTCCGCGGGTCGGAAAGACCTCGATTCTCAGAAGGTACCTCCGGGATGGATTTGTGGAAGAGTACAAGCCAACTTCTGAGGACTTTCATAGAAAGCTTTTCCGTATCCGCGGAGAGACATATCAAATTGACATCCTGGATGCGTCTGGAGAAAGAAGCTTTCCAGCCAAACGGCGCCTCTCCATTCTAACTG GTGACGTTTTCTTGCTAGTATTCAGTCTGGACGACCGGAGCTCATTCGAGGAGGTGTGCGCCTTGCGGACAGAGATCCTGGAAGCAAAGGCCAAACTAAACCAAATATGTGTGCCGGGTCAGTGCGCAACTGTTCCATTCGTGGTGTGCGCCAACAAGATGGATCTACCGCTGTCGGAGAGAGCTATACCGCAAACAGACTTGATGCAAACGCTTGGCGAGGATTGTGCGTACTTTGAAACCTCTGCCAAGGAAAGTACTAACCTAGATAAAGTATTCGAGGCCTTGGCGAAGCAAGGGGGCTTGCCTGCGGAAACCGGCCCATCGCAGCACCGCAAAGTCTCTCTACGTTCGTACCAGGCAATGTGCACGGACCACGTGCACGGCAGAATGAGCCAGGCGCCCCGCAGCGATGACGCGTGCGGCGCACTGCATCCACTAGCACGACGGCCGAGTTTCAGCACAGATCTTCGTCAAATCATGGGACCTCATCAGCCACAAAAGCCTTGTAAAAATTTTGAGAAGTGCAAGATTCAATAA